The Cyclobacterium amurskyense genome contains the following window.
CGATTCCTACAAATACCTGTTTAAGGTAAGAAATGCTGAAAAAACGTTAAACGACATGTCGGAGTCTGCCATGAGAAAAGTGGTGGGAGACAGAACTGTTAATGAGGTATTGACAGTGGGTAGACAAGAAATAGCTACAAGTGTAGAATTGTTGCTTCAGGAGATGTGTGACGAGTATGAAAATGGAATCCGGGTAGACCAGGTAGTATTGCAAGATGTAAATCCTCCAGAACCGGTAAAACCAAGTTTCAATGCAGTCAACGAAGCACAGCAAGAAAGAGAAACACTAATAAATCAGGCTGAAGCTGACTATAACCGAATTATTCCAAGAGCGCGGGGAGAAGCTGAAGAAACCATACAGCTTGCAGAGGCTTATGCTCTCAACAGGGTAAATGGTGCAAGAGGAGAAGCAGAAAGATTCACCTCCATATTTGAGGCTTATATAAAATCACCTGAAGTTACCAAACAACGAATTTATCTGGAAACACTTGAGAAAGTATTACCAAAAATTGGAAATAAAATCATCACTGATGAACGGGGAAGCAACGTCCTGCCATTGTTGAACATCAATAAGCCAAATGTTTCAACAACTCCCAACCCTTAAGTTTAAGTACGGACATTAACATTAACCTCATCAAAGCATGAAAAAAAGTAATCTATTTTACATCATACTGATAGTTATAGGAGCTATACTATCTGCTCAAAGTATATTTATACTTGACGAAACCCAGCAAGCCATAGTAACCCAATTTGGGAAACCTATTGGTGAACCAAGGACGAGTCCAGGAGTTAATTTTGTAGTACCGTTTATTCAAAAAGTGCAGTTTTTTGACAAACGTTATCTTGAATGGGATGGAGACAAAAACCAGGTCCCAACAAAAGATAAAAAATATATTTTCGTAGATACCTATGCAAGATGGGAGATCACCAATCCGCTTCAATTCTTCATCCGACTGAGAGATGAGAGATCTGCTCAGTCACGGCTAGACGACATCCTTGATGGAGAGACTAGAAATGCAATCGCCAACCACAACCTACTTGACATTGTCCGGTCTACCAACAGAGAACCTGAAATAACCGAGGAATTTATGGAGGAGCTTGAAATACTTGAAGAAATAGAAGTAGGAAGAGACAAAATAGAAGACATTATCTTACAAAAAGCCAATGAAAGAACTTCTGATCTTGGAGTGAGAATACTTGATTTCCGTTTTAAAAGAATGAACTATGTGGATGAAGTACGGGACAGAGTTTATGACAGGATGATAAGTGAGAGAAATAGAATTGCAGACCAGTTCAGATCTGAAGGACAAGGTGGTGCTAGAAAGATACTTGGTGACAAGGAACGTGATTTGGCACAGATTCAATCAGAAGCCACGAGACAGGCAGAAGAAATACGTGGTAGGGCCGATGCTGAAGCTACAGAGATCTATGCCTCAGCCTATAATAGAAACAGACAATCCATAGATTTATATAAATTCCTTCGTTCTATGGAAGCACTTGAAAACTCTCTAGATGGAAACACCAATTTGGTAATATCCTCTGACAGTGACCTTTTCAAGTACTTGAAAAAAATGCAATAATCCAATTGCAAATCTAAAGGAAACATGAAGTTTAGGTTAACGACCAATGTAAATCAAAACTATTTAAAAGTCAAAAGTGGGTTTAATGCTGATTTATTCAAGGCATTGAACCCGCCTTT
Protein-coding sequences here:
- the hflK gene encoding FtsH protease activity modulator HflK — protein: MSENQFEINIDPDWIKKYLSKIIIGLVVIVMVFSAVKTVGPEEEGVIIQLGEYNRTVSPGLSFIIPFVETMYKIPVQRQLKQEFGFRSTSTSTSGQSQYAKSGYVDESMMLTGDLNLTDVEWVVQYRIVDSYKYLFKVRNAEKTLNDMSESAMRKVVGDRTVNEVLTVGRQEIATSVELLLQEMCDEYENGIRVDQVVLQDVNPPEPVKPSFNAVNEAQQERETLINQAEADYNRIIPRARGEAEETIQLAEAYALNRVNGARGEAERFTSIFEAYIKSPEVTKQRIYLETLEKVLPKIGNKIITDERGSNVLPLLNINKPNVSTTPNP
- the hflC gene encoding protease modulator HflC yields the protein MKKSNLFYIILIVIGAILSAQSIFILDETQQAIVTQFGKPIGEPRTSPGVNFVVPFIQKVQFFDKRYLEWDGDKNQVPTKDKKYIFVDTYARWEITNPLQFFIRLRDERSAQSRLDDILDGETRNAIANHNLLDIVRSTNREPEITEEFMEELEILEEIEVGRDKIEDIILQKANERTSDLGVRILDFRFKRMNYVDEVRDRVYDRMISERNRIADQFRSEGQGGARKILGDKERDLAQIQSEATRQAEEIRGRADAEATEIYASAYNRNRQSIDLYKFLRSMEALENSLDGNTNLVISSDSDLFKYLKKMQ